Proteins found in one Ptychodera flava strain L36383 chromosome 3, AS_Pfla_20210202, whole genome shotgun sequence genomic segment:
- the LOC139130319 gene encoding carbohydrate sulfotransferase 3-like codes for MCKDSISNGTFRSIHKSIRSDGVNLQKACAVFLSLSRHRFQHYSLEQSLDEPLSCRRERLCIESLVCIIRKYHVLARHRDGGAAATIGLSDVDASKARTLRRQARTGSTFIGELFNQNPNVFYLFEPLRVVPDMVKMDAIPETYSGDMSAELLNSFYHCDFLTYYVYHIPRWYLAVCESNAMQKICKRYKRCTNVSISDLKEECLKYEVMVIKSIRVEDLNYLMPMLQHECFDFKVVLLARDPRAVASSRKYFKFRNRTNKTLNELGIAKPLNDTTTRLHPENVHDYCKWLGRNLAVLRNAPSRARRRIVVLRYDHVVANVTQKALELYKIFGSRVTENVLKWIADNTHSEEHVERGSMATKRNSTSTALAWRSDLSMDDVKLVQSACNDVMQTLGYKLIKRESELINTSASLLNPLPLK; via the coding sequence ATGTGCAAAGACTCCATATCCAACGGGACTTTCAGATCGATTCACAAGAGTATACGAAGCGATGGAGTCAACCTTCAAAAAGCCTGTGCTGTTTTTCTTAGCCTGTCTCGTCATCGCTTCCAGCACTATTCTCTTGAGCAGAGCCTGGACGAGCCCTTGTCGTGTCGCCGCGAACGGCTATGCATTGAGTCGCTCGTTTGTATCATCAGGAAATACCACGTCCTCGCACGACACCGGGACGGAGGCGCCGCCGCAACCATCGGTCTGTCCGACGTCGACGCCTCGAAAGCACGTACTCTTCGTCGCCAAGCCCGGACTGGCTCCACTTTCATTGGCGAGCTTTTCAATCAGAACCCGAACGTTTTCTACCTGTTCGAGCCGCTGCGAGTGGTTCCGGATATGGTGAAAATGGATGCAATACCGGAAACTTACAGCGGGGATATGTCGGCAGAATTACTGAACAGCTTCTACCATTGTGATTTCTTAACCTACTACGTGTATCATATTCCAAGGTGGTATCTTGCTGTCTGTGAAAGCAATGCTATGCAGAAGATATGTAAACGATACAAACGGTGCACAAATGTCTCAATTTCTGACCTCAAAGAGGAATGTCTAAAGTACGAAGTCATGGTTATTAAAAGCATACGCGTTGAAGATCTGAACTACCTGATGCCGATGCTCCAGCATGAGTGTTTCGATTTCAAGGTGGTACTGCTCGCTCGTGACCCAAGGGCAGTCGCCTCGTCCAGAAAATACTTCAAATTTCGCAACCGAACGAACAAAACATTGAACGAGCTCGGTATAGCCAAACCTTTGAACGATACCACCACCCGACTCCACCCGGAAAACGTGCACGACTACTGCAAGTGGCTTGGGCGCAACCTGGCTGTTTTAAGAAACGCCCCATCGCGGGCGAGGAGACGAATTGTCGTGTTACGATACGACCACGTCGTGGCAAACGTGACTCAGAAGGCTTTGgaactttacaaaatatttggaagCAGAGTAACCGAAAACGTTCTCAAGTGGATCGCTGACAATACCCACAGTGAGGAACACGTAGAGCGGGGATCCATGGCGACAAAAAGAAACTCGACAAGTACGGCGCTAGCCTGGAGGTCAGATTTAAGCATGGACGATGTAAAACTGGTACAAAGCGCTTGTAATGACGTCATGCAAACACTTGGGTACAAACTTATTAAGCGGGAATCTGAACTCATCAACACGTCTGCATCACTATTAAATCCCCTACCCTTGAAATGA